GTCGCTCTCTCTGGAGGAACTTGCGCCTCCAGTACGAATCCTCGGGTGAGAAGTTGGTGCTCTACTCCTGCCGACACGGCTATGCCCACCGCGCTCATGTTGTGTGCGACCTGCCACCCAAGGTGGTGGCTGCGGCGATGGGGCACACACTGGAAACCCACCTGGCGGCCTACAGCCGATGGTGTGGTGACGACGTGGTGGATGACGCTTTCGCCAAGGCAGAGCAGAGGTTGGGCCGGGGCCTACGCGCTCAGATCTCTGCGATGCAATACCGCACGGCTTGAGAGAACCTGCTCAAGCCTTGTTCCGCCATGGTCGCCAAGTACTCCTCGACTGTTTTGGGAGGATTCTTCAGGCTGGCTCGGTGCAGTCGCATCGCCGTGCAGACTCTCGCGCTATCCAGATTCAACTGATCCACCAGAAACGGATCGGGATGGCAGGCGCCAATCCCATAGCTCGCCAAGGCTTGCTCCGGGAAGTCATCCAGGTTGAAGGTGAGGATCAGATCGGCCCCGCACTTGATGGCGGCGGCTAGGACATGGCGGTCGTCCGGATCAGGTAGCTCCAGGGCTGGAATCAGGGTCTGATGGCCATCCACCAGCGCATCGCGCACGTGAGCATTCATCAGCGAGCGGGTGCGCTCCAGTTGCTGTTTGGGCAGATCAGGCCGGTTCCGCAGTACTGCTGTGATCCACTCGTCGTGAATCTGGTCGCTCCATCGCGCCTGGTAGAGATCCGTGAGGGCCAGTCGCATCAGCAGATCGCGAAGGGGAGCCGGATAGAGAACGCACGCGTCGTAGACGACGGTGAGGCGATTCACCTCAGTAGCCCATGCCCAGCTCTTGGGCCTGAGCTGCCAACTCATCGAGGGCTGCGGCACGCTGCTGATCGATGGCGTGCTTGTACGCCATCAGGTCGGCCGTGCGAATGCGCCGATGGGTACCGACCTTGCGGAAAGGGATCTCCCCTTGCTCTAGGCGCTCGATCAGGAACGGCCGTGACACATTCAGGAGATCAGCGGCTTGCTGGGTCCTGAGCTCGGCGTGCACCGGAACCAGCGTGACGGCATTGCCCTTGGCCATCTGCACCAGGATTCCCTGCAGCAACTCCAGTGCCGCAACCGGGATGGGGACGGACGCGTGCTGGCCACCTTCCAGATCCAGGGAGAGGCTGGCTTGACGCAGGCCAAGGCTGGTACGGAGGCAGGAGAGATCGCGCAGGCTTGCTTCTGCGGCCTTGGCCGCCTCAGCCGTGGGGATCACGGGCTCAATTGAACTGGGAAAAGCGACGGCCATGGACCAGGAGGAGGGGAAGGCCACTCGAACCTTAATCGAAATAAACGGAGCAAACGCAGCTTCCGCAAGAGCGTTGGGCTGGCGCGTCCTATTCCTGCTCAGATCTATGCATGGTCCGATTGTGTCCGGCTCCGCTTCTATGCGCCTGCTGCTGCTCGCCGCGTTTGTGATGGCAACCGCGCTGATCCCGTTGCCCGCCCAAGCCGCGGGTGACACCCTGGGCCAATCGGTGGAGCTGCTGCAGCGGTTTCCCTTTCGGCCCGACTGTGACGGCAACACCCAGGAGATCGTGGCCTGCCAGTGGCGCCAGCGGAATCAGGATGACGCCACGCTGCAGCGCCTGCTGAGTAGTACAGCCCTGCTGGAGCAATGGCGCGCCAGCCGCCGACGAGTCTGTGAGCTAGCCGCAACGAAGGCGGAGGGGGGCTCAATTCACCCCATCGTCTGGCTGAGCTGCGAGACCAGCGTCAATGCAGCATTGATCCAGCAGATCAGCCAGCCCCTGGTCCCCTGATCGGGCCTCGACATCTACAGGTGGCGGCGGCTCCAGCCTGTGATGGTTGCCTCCACGTTCTCCAGGTGCCACTGGAGCGGACCCCGACCCTGGGTGCAGCCCCAGCGGCGGTAGTGCTTGCCTGGTTGCAGTACCCCCCGCAGCCGCAGCTGGCGGAGGGTTTCGCGGCTCATTCCCAGGGCAGCACAGGCCTCTGCCGTGGTCACCCAGACCCGGTCACGCCCATTTTTGGGAGGTGTCGTCTGTTTCTCCATCAGGCCAGCTCCTGCAGAACGTCGATCAGGGCGGGGTTCCAGAAGGTTTGGTAACTGCTGAGGCCACCGGGGCAGTAGGGCAGGGCCTCTGCCCACTGCAGGCCAGCATTGGTGAGCTCCCATTCCCCACGCTGGTTGCGGACCTGCAGCCCACAGGCGGCGAGGTGCTGGTTTGTTTCTTTGGTCTTCATGCTCAGCAACTGCCCGAGCCCCGTGGCATTGAGGGAGCAGATCGGTTTCTCCGTCGCCGGCAGTGCCCGCCGCAGGGTTTCGGTCGCCAGGCCAGTGTTCACTTCAATGCAGGTGAGTGTGGCGGCCATGGCGATGCCGAGCTTCACGCCGGGGAGCTGGGCCACTGCCTGACCGATCAGCAGCAAGGCGCTGACGCTGTCCTGCTTGTCAGGCTGTAGAGCCGCTTGGGCAGGAGCCATGCCGGGTATGGCGTAGTGACCGGTGCGGCGGAGGGTGGGGAGCACCTCATGTGTGACCCAGCGCTTGAAGCATCTGGCCTCAGGCTTGTGGCTGCCGAGCACCAGGTCGTAGAGCCCCGGCTCGTTGATCAGACTCAGGCTGGGCGGATCGCCCGCGGAAGCACCCTCATTTGAAATGAGGGTCTTCTCGTCGGCATCGAGGCGGCTGAGAGCCTGGCTGACATTGCCAATGGCGAGGGTGGCGCAGACATTGGCGGCGACGAACCAGGGTTCGCCACGCTCGTCGGTGAAGACCCGGATCTGTTGTCTCTCGAACTCGAAGGGCACTAGGGAGAAAGCGGTGTTGGTCATCGTTGTGAAATTGGTTTGAAGGACGGTGCCCAACCGGTGGTGGTGACCGCATCGGGGCGCAAGACGGCGTTGGTGCTGGACGGAATGAGCCGCGGCGGTATCGAGCCAGCGTTCACCAGTAGAAGGGTGCTCAGCTGTAAAACCAGGACCAGCAGCAGCAGCCGGTAGAGGTCCCGCAGGCTGCTGACGTGGACGGTGGTGGTGGGCCGGCGGGCGCGGCAAATGGTCGGCGGCTGGGGTTTTCCCCCCTGGGTCCGGCCGCCGCCACCAACACCGCCGCCGATGTTGAGGAGGTGTGTCATCAGAAGGGCACCTCCTCAACATCGGCGGCCCAGCCCCTGGAGCCTGTGCCGGTGGACGCGCTGGCCGCGGGGTAGCCGTCGAGCTCGTTCAACCCATCGGTTGGATCGACCTGTTCGTAGGGCGCGAACTTCACGACCTGAGCGGTGCGCAGATGTGAGGGGAAGCCCTCCACATCCACGTAAAGCGTCCTGCGCTTGCCGGTGTCGCCGGTGGTAGCGCTCACGAACTGGGGAGGGATACGACCACGGTCGATAGCCGCGCGCAAGGCCCGGGAGCTGGGGAAGTGGAGGGCCCTTGCTGCCTCTGCCAGGGGGAGCCAGGGGCTGCTGCTGAGTCTGGGCTTGAGCTCCAGACGCGCCTGAATCAGATGCAGCTGAGCACTGATCAGATCGAACAGCTGCTTGGTGTCGTCTGTGGCTGTCAGGGAAGGACGCATGGCAGATGAGTTGGCACAGACACATTTCAGCCCATTGGATTAACAGATGGAGGCACTTAAACCGTGCAAACCGTGCGAGTTCAGCGGAACTGCACGGTTTGCACGGTTTAAGGGAGTGCACTATGGCTGGGTTCCGATTCAAATAAATGGGCCACAGCGCGCTTCGCCGCGCCTCCTACACTTGTTGCCATTTATGTCATGGCGAGCACTCTTTACTGCACATGGCCTGCTTGTTGAAGGGTGCAATCTGACGGGGGGCAGTAGCATGAAGGCTGCCGAACATTGTATGAGTTGGTGGATTAGCAGCTCCGCCTGGGCTGGTAATAACGGCGGTGATCGGGGGCGTGATCGGCAGGTCGTTCCACTACTGAGTGGGTGGCACAGGTCGTTACCGCTGGATGGACCGTCACCGTTCATCAATGCCGCCGAAGGCACCGCCATCGGAGGGGCCCGCTGATGGACGACCTCAACCAGAGCAACGCGGCGGGACTGGGGGATGCCACCGTGCGGCCCACCACCGGGGTGGCAATAGCCGAGCTACCGCATGAGAGAGCAAGGCCAAGAGCCTCGTCGACCTGGTGGAGGGACATCGCCGTGGCCTTGCGGGTAGATGTGGAGGAGGAGGAGAAGACAAGGGAAGCGGAGAAATTCGGCCTCTGGATGGAGAAGTACATCCGCCTAGAGGAGTCGCTGCGGCACATCAAGTTGTTGGGTCTGAGGGATGACGAGGTGCGGTTCCGAACGGTGCCCGTCAACCCAGAACAC
Above is a genomic segment from Synechococcus sp. MW101C3 containing:
- a CDS encoding helix-turn-helix domain-containing protein, whose product is MIPTAEAAKAAEASLRDLSCLRTSLGLRQASLSLDLEGGQHASVPIPVAALELLQGILVQMAKGNAVTLVPVHAELRTQQAADLLNVSRPFLIERLEQGEIPFRKVGTHRRIRTADLMAYKHAIDQQRAAALDELAAQAQELGMGY
- a CDS encoding PIN domain-containing protein, coding for MNRLTVVYDACVLYPAPLRDLLMRLALTDLYQARWSDQIHDEWITAVLRNRPDLPKQQLERTRSLMNAHVRDALVDGHQTLIPALELPDPDDRHVLAAAIKCGADLILTFNLDDFPEQALASYGIGACHPDPFLVDQLNLDSARVCTAMRLHRASLKNPPKTVEEYLATMAEQGLSRFSQAVRYCIAEI
- a CDS encoding lysozyme inhibitor LprI family protein, which gives rise to MHGPIVSGSASMRLLLLAAFVMATALIPLPAQAAGDTLGQSVELLQRFPFRPDCDGNTQEIVACQWRQRNQDDATLQRLLSSTALLEQWRASRRRVCELAATKAEGGSIHPIVWLSCETSVNAALIQQISQPLVP
- a CDS encoding helix-turn-helix domain-containing protein — protein: MEKQTTPPKNGRDRVWVTTAEACAALGMSRETLRQLRLRGVLQPGKHYRRWGCTQGRGPLQWHLENVEATITGWSRRHL
- a CDS encoding BRO family protein; translation: MTNTAFSLVPFEFERQQIRVFTDERGEPWFVAANVCATLAIGNVSQALSRLDADEKTLISNEGASAGDPPSLSLINEPGLYDLVLGSHKPEARCFKRWVTHEVLPTLRRTGHYAIPGMAPAQAALQPDKQDSVSALLLIGQAVAQLPGVKLGIAMAATLTCIEVNTGLATETLRRALPATEKPICSLNATGLGQLLSMKTKETNQHLAACGLQVRNQRGEWELTNAGLQWAEALPYCPGGLSSYQTFWNPALIDVLQELA